A single genomic interval of Flavobacterium sp. N2820 harbors:
- a CDS encoding TolC family protein, producing the protein MLKNKFYIAISCLILTATNLAAQTLSLDNVLSTIKTNNPQLKMYDAEIQSMDAAAKGARSWMAPQVETGFFMAPYNAKMWKADGAFPGMGNYMLGVTQMIPNASKLKADFNLMSAMSSVEKENKNYTINQLKALAKTNYYQWLVLNKKIKIADDNLLLLDYMIKSMEIRYQYNMDKLPTYYKAKSQYSILQNMILMLKNDISQKRIMLNTLMARDKNTAFEIEETYEIKDFNSVISDTTSLSKNRSDVQAIEKTMEINQLKIAAEKTKLLPEFGIKYDHMFAFGTQPQQFSLLGMVTIPMPWSTKMNKANINSFKIKNESLNWQKQMILNEAAGMISGMNTELTSLKKQYEIAQKSIIPALRKNYETAILAWQNNTGDLFVTLDAWEALNMAQIDALDKLQSILAAQVEIEKQLETK; encoded by the coding sequence ATGTTAAAGAATAAATTTTATATAGCCATAAGTTGTTTGATTTTGACCGCCACTAATTTGGCAGCACAAACACTTTCCTTGGATAATGTATTGAGTACAATCAAGACAAACAATCCTCAACTAAAAATGTACGATGCCGAAATTCAAAGTATGGATGCAGCGGCAAAGGGTGCTAGAAGTTGGATGGCTCCACAAGTAGAGACGGGCTTTTTTATGGCACCTTACAACGCCAAAATGTGGAAAGCAGATGGTGCATTTCCTGGAATGGGGAATTATATGTTGGGCGTTACACAAATGATACCGAATGCTTCCAAGTTAAAAGCAGATTTTAATCTAATGAGTGCGATGTCATCGGTCGAAAAGGAAAATAAAAACTATACGATTAATCAATTGAAGGCACTAGCAAAAACAAATTATTATCAATGGTTGGTTTTAAATAAAAAAATAAAAATAGCCGATGATAATTTGTTGCTTTTAGACTATATGATTAAAAGTATGGAAATACGGTACCAGTATAATATGGATAAACTACCTACCTATTACAAAGCGAAATCTCAATATAGCATCCTGCAAAATATGATTCTAATGTTGAAAAATGATATTTCTCAAAAAAGAATTATGCTGAACACCTTGATGGCAAGAGATAAAAACACCGCATTTGAAATTGAGGAAACCTACGAAATAAAAGATTTCAATTCGGTAATATCAGATACCACTTCTCTTTCGAAAAATCGAAGCGATGTACAAGCCATCGAAAAAACGATGGAAATAAATCAGCTCAAAATTGCAGCCGAAAAAACAAAACTATTACCCGAGTTTGGTATAAAATACGACCATATGTTTGCTTTTGGAACACAACCACAACAGTTCTCCTTGTTGGGAATGGTTACTATTCCTATGCCTTGGTCAACCAAAATGAATAAAGCCAATATCAATAGTTTTAAAATTAAAAATGAAAGCTTGAACTGGCAAAAACAAATGATTTTGAATGAAGCTGCAGGAATGATTTCGGGAATGAATACAGAACTAACTTCCTTAAAAAAACAGTACGAAATCGCCCAAAAAAGTATCATACCTGCTTTACGAAAAAATTATGAAACCGCAATCTTGGCTTGGCAAAATAACACTGGTGATTTATTTGTCACTCTCGATGCTTGGGAAGCATTAAATATGGCTCAAATTGATGCCTTGGACAAATTACAAAGTATTTTGGCAGCACAAGTAGAAATTGAAAAACAATTAGAAACCAAATAA
- a CDS encoding efflux RND transporter permease subunit: MKNKIKNIFKKENDPLSSEDKLKLIESSSKLVGPGVFYSTIIVITSFLPVFLLTGMEGKLFSPLAWTKSFILIVDAFLAITLTPVLISFLLKGKLRPEDKNPINKKLESIYTPILIFCLKWRKTVLGINIIALLIGVLMFTRLGSEFMPPLDEGSVLFMPVTLPDVSNSEVKRILQVQDKLIKSIPEVAHVLGKAGRANTATDNSPISMVETIILLKPQAEWREDKTKNDIITEINNKLQIPGVTNGFTQPIINRINMLSTGIRTDVGIKIYGASLDTINVLAQKIKKTLEGTSGVKDLYAEPITGGKYIDIEAKRDVIGRYGLTIDDINNVVEASIGGMKLTTTIEGRQRFSVNARYAQEYRNSIEALKKLQVQTMDFGPIPLETVANVKISDGPPMINSENAMLRGTVLFNVRERDLGSTVKEAQKKLDAMITKMPKGYYVEWSGQWENQIRANKTLSLILPIVVIIIFLVLYFTYHSMKEALITMITVPFALIGGIFMVYFYGINISVAVAVGFIALFGMAIETAMLMTIYLNEAMNKMVEKYGNTKETITEEILKQYIIDGSAKRLRPKLMTVSVSLFGLIPILWATGTGSDIMLPITVPLIGGTITSTIYVLLVTPVVFEMVKLRELRTKGKIDLIDVKE; this comes from the coding sequence ATGAAAAATAAAATTAAAAATATATTCAAAAAAGAAAACGATCCGTTGTCTTCTGAAGATAAGTTGAAGCTTATAGAAAGCTCTTCCAAATTAGTAGGCCCAGGTGTTTTCTACTCAACAATAATTGTAATTACATCCTTTTTGCCTGTATTTCTTCTCACGGGAATGGAAGGCAAGTTATTTAGTCCACTAGCTTGGACAAAATCGTTTATACTGATAGTTGATGCTTTTTTAGCCATTACACTTACACCTGTGTTAATTAGTTTCTTACTAAAAGGAAAACTTCGCCCAGAAGATAAGAACCCAATTAATAAAAAATTGGAAAGCATTTATACACCCATTTTGATTTTTTGTTTAAAATGGAGAAAAACAGTATTGGGCATCAACATTATTGCTTTGCTGATTGGCGTATTGATGTTTACTCGTTTGGGTTCAGAATTTATGCCTCCTTTAGATGAAGGATCTGTACTGTTTATGCCAGTAACCTTACCCGATGTATCCAACTCCGAAGTAAAGAGAATTCTTCAGGTTCAGGACAAATTGATCAAATCAATTCCCGAAGTGGCTCACGTGTTGGGAAAAGCAGGCAGGGCAAATACGGCAACTGATAACAGTCCAATAAGTATGGTTGAAACCATTATTTTGTTAAAACCTCAAGCAGAATGGCGAGAAGACAAAACCAAGAATGATATTATCACGGAAATAAACAACAAACTGCAAATCCCTGGTGTGACCAATGGCTTTACGCAACCTATTATCAACCGTATCAATATGCTTTCAACAGGAATCAGAACCGATGTGGGTATCAAGATTTACGGAGCAAGTTTAGATACTATAAACGTTTTGGCTCAAAAAATTAAAAAAACACTCGAAGGAACTTCTGGAGTTAAAGATTTGTATGCGGAACCCATAACAGGCGGAAAATATATTGATATTGAAGCAAAAAGAGACGTCATTGGTAGATATGGATTGACCATAGACGACATTAATAATGTGGTTGAAGCCTCTATTGGAGGTATGAAACTAACCACGACTATCGAGGGAAGACAGCGTTTTTCTGTAAATGCAAGATATGCTCAAGAATACCGTAACAGCATTGAAGCCTTAAAAAAACTACAAGTGCAAACAATGGATTTTGGTCCAATACCATTAGAAACTGTCGCTAATGTAAAAATAAGTGATGGCCCTCCAATGATAAATAGCGAAAATGCAATGCTTCGTGGCACTGTGTTGTTCAACGTTCGGGAACGTGATTTAGGAAGTACTGTAAAAGAGGCGCAGAAAAAACTCGATGCAATGATAACTAAAATGCCAAAAGGATATTATGTGGAATGGAGTGGTCAATGGGAAAATCAAATTCGAGCCAACAAAACATTAAGTTTAATCTTGCCAATTGTTGTCATCATCATATTTCTTGTTTTATATTTTACGTATCATTCAATGAAAGAGGCGTTAATCACGATGATCACAGTACCTTTTGCTCTAATTGGAGGCATTTTTATGGTTTATTTTTATGGAATTAATATATCCGTTGCTGTTGCCGTTGGCTTTATTGCACTGTTTGGAATGGCAATCGAAACGGCAATGTTAATGACCATCTATTTGAATGAAGCAATGAATAAAATGGTAGAAAAGTACGGAAACACGAAGGAAACCATAACCGAAGAAATATTGAAACAATATATTATTGATGGTTCAGCCAAAAGGTTAAGACCAAAATTGATGACTGTTTCAGTTTCATTATTTGGACTAATCCCCATTCTTTGGGCAACAGGAACAGGATCAGATATAATGCTTCCCATCACTGTCCCACTAATTGGAGGCACCATTACCTCCACGATTTATGTATTATTAGTAACACCGGTTGTTTTTGAGATGGTTAAACTTCGAGAATTAAGAACAAAAGGAAAAATAGATCTTATAGATGTTAAAGAATAA
- a CDS encoding efflux RND transporter permease subunit: protein MVEKLITFSLRNRAVVLLVSACLFAWGVYSVQQNPIDAIPDLSENQVIVFTEWMGRSPQVMEDQVTYPLVSNLQGIPKVKNIRGASMFGMSFVYIIFEDDVDIYWARTRVLERLNYAQRLLPQNVVPTLGPDGTGVGHVFWYHLNAKGMDLGEQRALQDWYVKFALQTVPGVAEVASFGGFEKQYQLVLDPLKMQYYNVSMMEVMNAVKTNNNDVGGRKFEMSNMSYIVRGLGYIKNIKDVEDIAIKNYNSVPVKVKDIGSIQMGGDLRLGIFDENGNGEVVGGIVVMRYGENADKVITAVKEKMKEVEKGLPEGVTFKTSYDRSELIEKAIASVKGTLIEEMIVVSIVVLLFLFHWRSALIILIQLPISVAIGFILLEAFGISSNIMSLTGIALAIGVVVDDGIVMVENAYRTISEKQEEMDNNQ, encoded by the coding sequence ATGGTAGAAAAATTAATAACATTCTCACTACGAAATCGAGCCGTTGTCTTGCTGGTTTCAGCTTGCTTATTTGCTTGGGGAGTTTACAGCGTCCAACAAAACCCCATTGACGCCATTCCTGATTTATCCGAAAATCAAGTTATCGTGTTTACGGAGTGGATGGGAAGAAGCCCACAAGTAATGGAAGATCAAGTCACTTATCCTTTGGTTTCAAACCTGCAAGGCATTCCAAAAGTCAAAAATATTCGGGGTGCTTCGATGTTTGGGATGAGCTTTGTCTACATCATTTTTGAAGATGATGTCGATATATATTGGGCAAGAACTCGGGTTCTAGAAAGATTAAATTATGCACAACGATTATTACCACAAAATGTAGTACCAACCTTGGGTCCTGATGGCACAGGTGTGGGTCACGTTTTTTGGTATCATTTAAATGCGAAAGGTATGGACTTGGGAGAACAAAGAGCCTTGCAAGATTGGTACGTGAAATTTGCCTTGCAAACCGTTCCAGGAGTTGCCGAAGTGGCTTCCTTTGGTGGATTTGAAAAGCAATATCAATTAGTGTTGGATCCATTGAAAATGCAATACTACAACGTCAGTATGATGGAAGTAATGAATGCTGTCAAAACAAATAATAATGACGTTGGAGGAAGAAAATTTGAAATGAGCAATATGTCCTATATCGTTAGGGGCTTGGGCTACATCAAAAACATAAAAGATGTAGAAGACATTGCTATTAAAAACTATAATTCCGTTCCGGTAAAAGTTAAAGATATTGGTTCAATACAAATGGGTGGCGATTTGAGACTAGGTATTTTTGATGAAAATGGCAATGGTGAAGTTGTTGGCGGAATTGTGGTAATGCGTTATGGTGAAAATGCTGACAAAGTAATCACGGCAGTAAAAGAGAAAATGAAAGAAGTCGAAAAAGGATTGCCCGAAGGAGTTACTTTTAAAACGTCTTATGACCGAAGTGAATTAATAGAAAAAGCAATCGCATCTGTTAAAGGCACTTTAATAGAAGAAATGATTGTCGTTTCAATTGTTGTACTACTTTTTCTTTTTCATTGGCGAAGCGCTTTAATTATACTCATTCAATTACCAATATCTGTGGCTATTGGCTTTATTTTACTCGAAGCATTTGGTATTTCTTCAAACATTATGTCACTAACGGGGATTGCTCTGGCAATTGGTGTTGTCGTTGATGATGGTATCGTAATGGTAGAGAATGCATACAGGACAATTTCGGAGAAACAGGAAGAAATGGACAATAATCAGTAA
- a CDS encoding heme-binding domain-containing protein: protein MKKIIKKILFIGLIIFLLMQLYQPARNESFEQDITGNFTKVYNVPKNVEIILRTSCYDCHSNNTYYPWYSYIQPARFFMERHIKEGKEELNFNEFGNYSKRRQNSKLKAISKEIESNEMPLSSYTLIHKNAILTASQKKKVLDWINKIEDSISSQN, encoded by the coding sequence ATGAAAAAAATCATCAAAAAAATACTTTTTATTGGGTTAATTATTTTTTTGCTGATGCAGTTGTATCAACCTGCTCGTAACGAAAGTTTTGAGCAGGATATAACTGGCAATTTTACAAAAGTCTATAATGTTCCTAAAAATGTTGAAATCATTTTGCGAACTTCTTGTTATGATTGCCACAGTAACAACACCTATTATCCTTGGTATTCTTACATTCAACCCGCTCGTTTTTTTATGGAAAGACATATAAAAGAAGGTAAAGAGGAATTGAATTTTAATGAATTTGGAAATTATTCAAAACGCAGGCAAAACAGCAAATTGAAAGCTATAAGTAAAGAAATCGAATCAAACGAAATGCCTTTGAGTTCTTATACTTTAATTCATAAAAATGCAATCCTTACAGCCTCACAAAAAAAGAAAGTTTTGGATTGGATAAATAAAATAGAAGATAGTATTTCATCACAAAATTAA
- a CDS encoding DUF3347 domain-containing protein, with the protein MKALILTAILAITLVSCNQKNKETENNTTETSANSSELYACPMHPEVQGKKDETCSKCGMELTELVTQTQAPHEKKATEASSAATTQSNVNIEDILISYINLKNKLVKDDTNGAAEKAKILFTSFDRFDIKVLSEKQKKEYLDIADDAKEHAEHIGDNGGKIEHQREHFVMLSKDMNDLIQLFGTSQKLYLDFCPMADDNKGAVWISETKEIKNPYFGKEMATCGSIKKEY; encoded by the coding sequence ATGAAAGCACTTATTTTAACAGCTATTTTAGCAATCACTTTAGTTTCTTGCAATCAAAAAAACAAAGAAACAGAAAACAACACTACAGAAACTTCCGCAAATTCAAGTGAACTATATGCATGCCCAATGCATCCCGAGGTTCAAGGAAAAAAAGATGAAACATGTTCCAAATGTGGTATGGAATTAACCGAACTGGTAACTCAAACGCAAGCACCTCACGAAAAAAAAGCAACAGAAGCATCCTCTGCTGCAACAACACAATCCAATGTTAACATCGAGGATATTTTAATTAGTTACATAAATTTAAAAAACAAATTGGTTAAAGATGATACAAATGGTGCTGCCGAAAAAGCAAAAATACTATTCACCTCATTTGACAGATTTGACATCAAAGTTTTAAGCGAAAAACAAAAAAAAGAATATTTGGATATTGCAGATGATGCCAAAGAACACGCAGAGCATATTGGAGATAATGGAGGAAAGATAGAACATCAAAGAGAACATTTTGTAATGTTAAGTAAGGATATGAATGACTTAATTCAATTATTTGGAACCAGTCAAAAACTATATCTGGATTTTTGCCCAATGGCAGATGACAACAAAGGTGCTGTTTGGATAAGTGAAACAAAAGAAATCAAAAATCCATATTTTGGAAAAGAAATGGCTACTTGCGGTTCTATAAAAAAAGAATACTAG
- a CDS encoding class I SAM-dependent methyltransferase — translation MSETKFIPALGYDFLSDYYDLAIKVTMPEKKFRNRLIDFVDPKEKEKILEFGFGTAQNIIILKQRFPNCNIQGVDIDPKIKSIAEYKLKKTGIEAPLFLYDGNKLPFEDNSIDKVYSSLVFHQLDMITKLKCLLEINRILKPNGELIIGDWGKAKTKWMRLFFYLVQLLDGFKTTTDNVNGLMIKYITDAGFKNAREVDYINTSIGTYSYYKAEKIINN, via the coding sequence ATGAGTGAAACAAAATTTATCCCGGCATTAGGTTATGATTTTTTAAGCGATTACTATGATTTAGCTATAAAAGTAACAATGCCTGAAAAAAAGTTCAGAAACAGATTAATTGATTTTGTTGACCCAAAGGAGAAAGAAAAAATTTTAGAATTTGGTTTCGGAACAGCCCAAAACATTATCATACTCAAACAACGATTTCCTAACTGTAACATACAAGGAGTTGACATCGACCCTAAGATTAAGTCAATAGCAGAATATAAATTGAAAAAAACAGGAATTGAAGCACCTCTTTTTTTATATGATGGAAATAAGTTACCATTTGAAGATAATTCAATTGACAAGGTTTATAGTTCTCTTGTTTTTCATCAGTTAGACATGATTACAAAATTGAAATGTTTATTAGAGATTAATAGAATATTAAAACCAAATGGAGAATTAATCATTGGAGATTGGGGTAAAGCAAAAACAAAATGGATGAGGTTATTCTTTTACTTAGTTCAATTATTAGACGGTTTCAAAACTACCACTGATAATGTAAATGGATTGATGATAAAATACATTACTGATGCAGGATTTAAAAATGCTCGGGAAGTAGATTATATCAACACATCAATCGGGACTTATTCTTATTATAAAGCAGAAAAAATAATTAATAACTAA
- a CDS encoding heavy-metal-associated domain-containing protein — MKKINKVYMVVASMVLMFSIKSNAQIVKAEIRATGLTCSMCSNAINKQLKALPEVINVETDLNTNTFTVTLKEGNELSPKTFKEKVEKAGFFIGSLVITAKAETISKSPYILVNDKKDTTEVVKFQVVDKGYVTEKEFKKLSKSYKDISTYVANSEDDFHIKILN; from the coding sequence ATGAAAAAAATAAATAAAGTATATATGGTCGTTGCATCAATGGTTTTGATGTTTTCAATAAAAAGTAATGCACAAATTGTAAAAGCTGAAATTAGAGCAACGGGTTTAACTTGCTCAATGTGTTCAAATGCTATAAATAAGCAACTTAAAGCATTACCAGAAGTTATCAATGTTGAAACTGACTTAAATACTAACACATTCACCGTAACTCTTAAAGAAGGAAATGAATTAAGTCCAAAAACATTTAAGGAAAAAGTAGAAAAAGCAGGTTTTTTTATTGGATCATTAGTGATAACTGCCAAAGCTGAAACCATTAGTAAAAGTCCTTACATTTTAGTAAATGACAAAAAAGACACTACAGAAGTTGTTAAATTTCAAGTAGTTGATAAAGGTTATGTTACAGAAAAAGAGTTTAAAAAATTATCAAAATCATATAAGGACATTTCGACTTATGTTGCAAACAGTGAAGATGATTTTCATATTAAAATTTTAAACTAA
- a CDS encoding TlpA family protein disulfide reductase, which yields MRRIIFAFFLITNIATAQIDVGDTIPSIALKSTSNTEINITSFKGKYVLIDFWASWCGPCRLGNKKLVKLHNEVSPDKIEIIGISIDTDTNKWLKAVEKDKIKFTQLIDSKGFDAETAIQFGVEELPSKYLFNQEGILIAKNPTEEEIIKLIEK from the coding sequence ATGAGAAGAATAATTTTTGCATTTTTTTTAATTACTAATATAGCCACTGCACAGATTGATGTTGGAGATACAATACCATCAATAGCATTAAAAAGTACTAGTAATACAGAGATAAATATTACATCTTTTAAAGGGAAATATGTATTAATTGATTTTTGGGCATCATGGTGTGGTCCTTGCAGATTAGGCAATAAAAAGTTAGTAAAACTACATAATGAAGTTAGCCCTGATAAAATAGAAATAATAGGAATATCAATCGATACAGATACTAATAAATGGCTAAAAGCTGTTGAAAAAGATAAAATTAAATTTACCCAATTGATAGACTCAAAAGGTTTTGATGCTGAAACAGCAATACAATTTGGTGTAGAGGAATTACCATCGAAATATTTGTTCAATCAAGAAGGTATTCTAATTGCAAAAAATCCAACAGAAGAAGAAATAATTAAATTAATAGAAAAGTAA
- a CDS encoding DUF3347 domain-containing protein, translated as MKNSFKNIMLATFILLSIAVNAQIKNAKTETVKIYGNCGMCETKIENAGNIKKVAKVDWDQDSKMATLTYDTTKTNPDEILKRIALAGYDSDKFLAPDDVYDNLHGCCQYDRVAKVQVKEEIKVEETTEIHNNHVNHNETSKMVLQEVNQLKVVFDNYFVVKDAMISSDGNTTSIASKELLTAINNVKMDKLDMDVHMVWMKVVNQIKKDTELISKSKDINKQRNHFTTLSKDIYSLLKVAKYEVPVYFQHCPMYNDGKGANWLSKENAVKNPYYGSMMLTCGKTVETIK; from the coding sequence ATGAAAAATTCATTTAAAAATATAATGCTAGCAACTTTTATATTGCTTAGTATTGCTGTCAATGCACAAATTAAAAATGCAAAAACAGAAACAGTTAAGATTTATGGAAACTGTGGAATGTGCGAAACCAAAATCGAAAATGCAGGAAATATCAAAAAAGTAGCTAAAGTAGATTGGGATCAAGATTCTAAGATGGCCACTTTAACTTATGATACTACTAAAACTAATCCAGACGAAATACTAAAAAGAATAGCATTAGCAGGATATGATAGTGATAAGTTTCTTGCACCAGATGATGTCTATGACAATCTTCATGGATGTTGTCAATATGACAGAGTTGCTAAAGTTCAAGTTAAAGAAGAAATCAAAGTGGAAGAAACTACTGAAATCCATAATAATCATGTAAACCACAATGAAACTTCAAAGATGGTACTTCAAGAAGTTAACCAACTTAAAGTTGTTTTTGATAACTATTTTGTAGTAAAAGATGCTATGATTTCTTCTGATGGTAACACAACTTCAATTGCTTCAAAGGAATTACTAACTGCAATAAACAATGTTAAAATGGACAAATTGGATATGGATGTTCATATGGTTTGGATGAAAGTTGTAAATCAAATTAAAAAAGATACTGAACTGATTTCAAAATCAAAAGATATTAATAAACAACGAAATCACTTTACAACATTATCAAAAGACATTTATTCATTATTAAAAGTTGCAAAGTATGAGGTTCCAGTTTATTTCCAACATTGCCCTATGTACAATGATGGTAAAGGTGCAAATTGGTTAAGTAAAGAAAATGCAGTAAAAAATCCTTACTACGGCTCAATGATGTTAACTTGTGGAAAAACGGTAGAAACTATTAAATAA
- a CDS encoding site-specific integrase, with product MNSKVTLHFYAKSTKANGNGLLPIYVRLTIEGKRFEYSTKKFIEPSKWSTELSKMKGNSEEARSINNLLDFTRNRINEIQFELLKDGVSLNNDEFKNRLLGIKERERLLIPIFTEHNRKIKELVGSEYAPGTLERYETSLKHTKDFLQWKYRVSDIDIEKIDHAFITEYEFYLRTERKCANNTAVKYIKNFHKIINICLANGWLNKDPFANYKSKVKEVTREFLTEQEIQSLMEKEFVSERLELVRDIFVFSCFTGLAYIDVKQLTPDNIVLGIDGDKWINKNRQKTDTNSKIPLLPTAQYIMDKYSDYPVNKNKGTILPILSNQKMNSYLKEIATVCGINKELTFHIARHTFATTVTLSNGVPIETVSKMLGHTNLKTTQHYAKILDKKISEDMKILKDKFSINVNRRSCQNSI from the coding sequence CAATTTATGTGCGATTAACAATCGAAGGAAAACGATTTGAGTACAGTACTAAAAAATTTATTGAGCCATCGAAATGGTCAACTGAATTAAGCAAAATGAAGGGTAATTCAGAAGAAGCTCGTTCAATAAATAACTTACTTGATTTTACACGAAATCGAATAAACGAAATCCAATTCGAATTATTAAAAGATGGCGTATCATTAAACAACGATGAATTTAAAAATCGTTTACTCGGTATCAAAGAACGCGAACGACTACTAATCCCAATATTCACAGAACACAACCGAAAAATTAAAGAGTTGGTTGGAAGCGAGTACGCTCCTGGAACACTAGAACGTTATGAAACATCCCTGAAACATACTAAAGACTTTCTTCAATGGAAATACAGAGTTTCTGATATTGATATTGAGAAAATAGATCATGCTTTTATAACCGAGTATGAATTCTATCTTCGTACAGAAAGAAAGTGTGCGAACAATACAGCTGTAAAGTATATTAAAAACTTTCACAAGATTATTAACATTTGCTTGGCCAATGGATGGCTGAATAAGGACCCATTTGCTAACTACAAATCAAAAGTAAAAGAAGTTACACGTGAATTCTTGACAGAACAAGAAATTCAAAGTTTGATGGAAAAAGAATTCGTTTCAGAACGTTTGGAATTAGTTCGTGACATATTTGTTTTCAGCTGCTTTACAGGATTAGCATATATAGATGTGAAACAACTAACACCGGATAATATTGTTTTAGGAATTGATGGTGATAAATGGATAAACAAAAACCGCCAGAAAACCGATACAAATTCAAAAATTCCTTTATTACCAACAGCTCAATATATCATGGATAAATATTCTGATTATCCTGTTAATAAAAATAAGGGCACAATACTTCCAATATTGTCAAACCAAAAAATGAATTCTTACCTTAAGGAAATTGCAACTGTTTGCGGAATCAATAAAGAACTAACATTCCATATTGCACGACATACTTTTGCTACAACAGTTACGCTGAGTAATGGGGTTCCAATTGAAACAGTAAGTAAAATGTTAGGACATACCAATCTAAAAACAACGCAGCATTACGCTAAGATTTTAGACAAGAAAATTAGTGAGGATATGAAAATACTTAAAGATAAATTTTCAATCAATGTAAATCGACGTAGTTGCCAAAACTCTATTTAA